One genomic segment of Paenibacillus xylanexedens includes these proteins:
- a CDS encoding DUF2569 domain-containing protein: protein MEPHIQEQKTDYRPLGVSGLGGWLILTQIGLFLTVIFLAIQLVLYCLPMLTTETWGLLTSEQSEYYHPLWGPVVIFETVYNTLFLVFGIYTIIAFYSKKSIFPRLMIIFYSVSLAVSIIDYLLLLQIPMARELEDGNSLRDIGKSVLTCAIWIPYFIKSERVHNTFVR from the coding sequence GTGGAACCACATATTCAAGAGCAAAAGACAGACTACCGTCCACTAGGCGTATCGGGCTTAGGTGGTTGGCTGATTCTCACCCAGATTGGATTATTTCTTACGGTGATTTTCCTGGCGATCCAATTGGTTCTGTATTGTTTGCCCATGCTTACAACAGAGACTTGGGGGCTGCTAACTTCGGAGCAATCTGAATATTATCACCCGTTATGGGGACCGGTCGTTATTTTTGAAACAGTATATAACACGCTCTTTTTAGTGTTTGGTATTTATACGATCATTGCTTTTTATAGCAAAAAATCGATCTTTCCTCGTCTTATGATCATATTTTATAGTGTCAGTCTAGCCGTTAGTATCATTGATTATCTATTGTTGCTTCAGATTCCGATGGCGAGAGAACTTGAGGATGGAAACTCGTTAAGAGATATTGGCAAGTCGGTACTTACTTGTGCCATCTGGATTCCTTATTTTATCAAATCAGAGCGAGTTCATAACACATTTGTAAGATAA
- a CDS encoding phosphotransferase, with product MNDTQYNLNFEKLCNELQLGDLISSPKPISGGLLHRMYAIETTQANYAVKALNPQIMIRPAAVQNYIDSEKIASVAAEHIRAQPAKRLKGASMHNIDNQFYLIFDWIEGQRLEQDEVTINNSSLMGTILADIHKTDFRQLELDSSQATNSKKIDWMFYLNKGRNENSEWIKILDSTMDKLNEWSMKAKNSSSMLASDSVISHRDLEPKNVMWREDIPIIIDWESAGYINPMHDLVETAVYWSVDSSGSINEEKFLAFIGGYKKRVGSLTANWEVVLDIGFAGKLDWLEYSLKRSLRIECTDIEEQLLGTSQVIRTLEALKQYENMISDIKNWLNT from the coding sequence ATGAACGATACTCAATATAATTTAAATTTTGAGAAACTGTGTAATGAATTACAGCTTGGTGATTTGATTAGTTCGCCCAAACCGATTTCAGGTGGACTTCTTCATCGAATGTACGCCATTGAAACCACGCAAGCTAATTATGCAGTTAAGGCATTGAATCCCCAGATCATGATAAGACCTGCTGCTGTGCAAAATTATATTGATTCAGAAAAAATCGCAAGCGTGGCAGCTGAACATATCCGTGCTCAACCTGCAAAAAGGTTAAAGGGTGCTTCTATGCATAACATTGATAATCAATTCTATCTAATTTTTGATTGGATTGAGGGGCAACGCTTGGAACAAGATGAAGTTACTATCAATAACAGTTCTCTGATGGGAACGATCCTTGCAGATATCCATAAAACGGATTTTAGACAACTAGAATTGGATAGTTCACAGGCGACTAATTCTAAAAAAATAGATTGGATGTTTTATCTGAACAAAGGAAGAAATGAGAATTCGGAATGGATTAAGATTTTGGATTCCACTATGGATAAGCTGAATGAGTGGAGCATGAAAGCTAAGAATTCATCTTCCATGCTAGCATCCGATAGTGTTATTAGTCACAGAGATCTGGAGCCTAAGAATGTGATGTGGAGAGAAGACATACCTATTATTATAGATTGGGAATCGGCAGGTTATATTAATCCAATGCATGATCTGGTAGAAACAGCTGTTTATTGGTCAGTAGATAGCTCTGGAAGTATAAACGAGGAAAAGTTCTTAGCTTTTATAGGTGGATATAAGAAGCGAGTGGGGAGTCTAACAGCCAATTGGGAAGTGGTTCTGGATATTGGTTTTGCTGGAAAGTTGGACTGGCTCGAGTATAGTCTTAAAAGGTCACTGCGGATTGAATGTACGGACATAGAGGAACAGTTATTAGGAACATCACAAGTCATTAGAACTTTAGAGGCTTTGAAACAATACGAAAATATGATCTCAGATATAAAGAACTGGTTGAATACTTAA
- a CDS encoding pyridoxine/pyridoxamine 5'-phosphate oxidase, protein MTDQPIELLQHLKSLSGPFPTWDMGQLPERPGKLFLDWLRVAIENEVKEPHAMTISTVDHDGYPDARVLILKNVIDETFYFASSSESRKGQQLKENPHVALTFYWPSLGRQIRIRGIAEDRGDEAGANDFRKRSAGARAVAMTGHQSEVLDSEEVLDSSIEAQKEKIRRDPSVVTPHWRLYAVNAQEVEFWQGDSERKHVRVRYSMQDGQWNTLRLWP, encoded by the coding sequence ATGACTGATCAACCCATTGAACTGCTACAACATTTGAAGTCTTTATCTGGACCATTTCCTACGTGGGATATGGGGCAGTTGCCGGAGCGGCCAGGGAAGCTATTCTTGGATTGGTTGAGAGTGGCGATTGAGAACGAAGTGAAAGAACCTCATGCCATGACGATCTCGACCGTGGATCACGACGGTTACCCTGATGCGCGGGTGTTGATTTTGAAAAACGTAATCGACGAAACGTTTTATTTTGCCTCCAGTTCGGAGAGTCGAAAAGGGCAGCAGTTGAAGGAGAATCCTCATGTCGCTCTGACATTCTACTGGCCTTCCCTTGGAAGACAGATTCGGATAAGGGGAATTGCCGAGGATCGGGGAGATGAAGCGGGTGCTAATGATTTCCGCAAACGTTCAGCTGGAGCAAGAGCAGTTGCTATGACAGGACATCAGAGTGAGGTTTTGGATAGCGAGGAAGTGTTGGATAGTTCCATTGAAGCTCAGAAGGAAAAGATAAGACGTGACCCCAGTGTTGTTACACCTCATTGGCGTTTATATGCCGTGAATGCACAAGAGGTGGAATTTTGGCAGGGAGATTCGGAGCGCAAGCATGTACGAGTCCGATATTCGATGCAAGATGGGCAGTGGAATACACTCAGGTTGTGGCCTTAA
- a CDS encoding GNAT family N-acetyltransferase, with protein sequence MENSIRLALYHEQYDQDLDDFTLRGDQLQFTAMPADVIDEAIQNPDKDPMVILHEEKPVGFFILHKNSEYVEDKDASHTILIRALSISMEHQGNGYAKAAMKALPEFVLQLYREIDEIILAVNERNIAAQQLYLKLGFLDRGVRKMGIHGQQLILHNRIT encoded by the coding sequence ATGGAAAACTCAATTCGGTTGGCTCTTTATCACGAGCAATATGACCAAGATTTGGATGATTTCACTCTAAGAGGAGATCAGCTTCAGTTTACAGCAATGCCTGCGGATGTGATTGATGAAGCTATTCAAAATCCGGACAAAGACCCGATGGTTATCCTTCATGAAGAGAAACCTGTTGGATTCTTTATATTACATAAAAATTCTGAATACGTTGAAGATAAAGATGCATCTCATACCATACTGATACGCGCTCTATCCATTTCGATGGAACACCAAGGAAACGGGTATGCGAAAGCAGCAATGAAGGCATTGCCTGAATTCGTTCTCCAGCTCTATCGGGAGATTGATGAGATTATTTTGGCGGTAAATGAAAGAAATATTGCGGCACAGCAGTTATATCTGAAATTAGGTTTTCTCGACAGAGGCGTTCGAAAGATGGGCATCCATGGTCAGCAATTAATCTTGCATAATAGAATCACATAA
- a CDS encoding DUF962 domain-containing protein, translated as MLNRVRKDLRYYLQEHQDRNNLILHYFAFLSAFVAWIFLFIVIKVTLLLAVIHYVLSWIGHFYYEGNKPAAFRYPHNCKYSLVKLI; from the coding sequence ATGTTGAATCGTGTGCGCAAGGACTTGCGTTATTACCTTCAGGAGCATCAGGATCGGAACAACCTCATTTTGCATTATTTCGCGTTTTTATCGGCCTTTGTGGCATGGATTTTTTTGTTTATTGTTATTAAAGTCACGCTGCTACTCGCTGTCATCCATTACGTTTTATCCTGGATTGGGCACTTCTATTATGAAGGCAATAAACCCGCAGCTTTTCGTTATCCTCATAATTGTAAATATTCTTTAGTTAAACTTATATAA
- a CDS encoding AAA family ATPase, protein MYLRSVELMSAKIENRNQYPFDIPAIRSLERLEFTNNVTFFVGENGSGKSTLLEGIAHQCGFNTAGGGRNNTYETHASESSLGNYLRLAWLPKITNGFFMRSESFYQFASHVDEMPASLQYYGGRSLHEQSHGESFLSLFVNRFSSKGIYLLDEPEAALSPARQLSLLRILHDLSGTSQFIIATHSPILLGYPGAEILSFDDSHIQEIAYEETDHYQITRSFLENRDRMLNELFKD, encoded by the coding sequence ATGTATCTTCGAAGTGTGGAACTCATGTCGGCCAAGATTGAGAATCGGAACCAATATCCTTTTGACATCCCCGCGATCCGGTCCTTGGAACGATTGGAATTCACGAATAACGTTACTTTTTTTGTAGGTGAAAATGGTTCAGGGAAATCTACGCTGCTGGAAGGCATCGCTCATCAATGTGGATTCAATACCGCAGGGGGCGGCAGGAATAATACCTATGAGACACATGCTTCGGAATCCTCACTCGGGAATTATCTCAGGCTGGCATGGTTGCCCAAAATAACGAATGGCTTCTTCATGCGCTCTGAATCGTTCTATCAATTCGCATCACATGTCGATGAGATGCCGGCGTCGCTTCAATATTATGGCGGGCGTTCATTACATGAACAATCACATGGGGAGTCTTTTCTCAGTCTGTTCGTCAATCGCTTCAGTTCCAAAGGCATCTATCTGCTTGACGAGCCCGAAGCCGCTTTGTCTCCAGCTAGGCAGCTCTCCTTATTGCGTATCCTTCATGATCTGTCAGGCACTTCACAATTCATTATTGCGACGCATTCACCCATTTTGCTGGGATATCCGGGGGCAGAGATTTTAAGTTTTGACGATAGCCATATTCAAGAGATAGCCTATGAGGAGACAGATCACTATCAGATTACCCGCAGCTTTCTGGAGAACCGCGACCGGATGCTGAATGAATTATTTAAAGATTAA
- a CDS encoding cysteine hydrolase family protein: protein MSIASYPEVDVNEKDLTVTKEASNAFWQTDLEQVLKSHGVELVIIAGFAAEECVLFTYNGAMERGFRPVMLQNGILSTHPEAVTSTYRDRNVISYPVVDYLIQ, encoded by the coding sequence ATGAGTATCGCATCATACCCCGAGGTGGATGTGAATGAGAAGGATCTCACCGTTACCAAGGAAGCCTCCAATGCCTTCTGGCAGACCGATTTGGAGCAGGTGTTGAAGAGTCATGGAGTTGAATTGGTGATCATCGCCGGTTTTGCCGCAGAGGAATGTGTTCTATTCACCTACAACGGAGCGATGGAGCGAGGTTTCCGGCCGGTGATGTTGCAAAATGGAATTCTTAGCACACATCCCGAAGCAGTGACTTCAACGTACAGAGATCGCAATGTGATCTCATATCCTGTGGTTGATTATCTGATTCAATAA
- a CDS encoding GNAT family N-acetyltransferase — MKRIESFFEPFPVLETERTLLRPLTSDDLDDMYSYCVVPAVSEFTTWDAHQSIEDTKAFLDFVMSRYETDLIGPWGIEDKHTKRLIGSCNYLGCDSDNRRVELGYVLSDQFWNQGYMTEVVKRIIQFGFDEVGLERIQARCLVENTGSAKVMEKAGMQFEGVLRKYMKVKNELQDLKMYAIVKEDFYSC, encoded by the coding sequence ATGAAAAGAATTGAAAGTTTCTTCGAACCATTTCCCGTGTTGGAAACCGAACGGACGTTACTCCGACCTCTTACCTCTGATGATCTGGATGATATGTATAGTTATTGCGTTGTACCAGCTGTATCGGAGTTCACCACTTGGGACGCGCATCAGAGCATAGAAGACACCAAAGCTTTTTTGGATTTTGTCATGAGTCGCTATGAGACGGATCTAATAGGCCCATGGGGGATTGAAGATAAACACACCAAGAGGCTGATTGGTAGTTGTAACTATCTAGGATGTGACAGCGATAACAGGAGAGTTGAGCTGGGATATGTATTATCTGATCAATTTTGGAATCAAGGCTACATGACCGAGGTAGTGAAACGAATCATCCAATTTGGATTTGACGAAGTGGGGCTCGAGCGAATCCAGGCCAGATGTTTAGTGGAAAACACAGGTTCTGCCAAGGTCATGGAGAAGGCAGGCATGCAATTCGAAGGTGTGCTAAGGAAATACATGAAGGTGAAAAATGAACTTCAGGATCTGAAGATGTATGCTATCGTAAAAGAAGACTTCTACTCGTGTTGA
- a CDS encoding radical SAM protein, producing MIAKNKYKSLELESPGVYELEGLEVGVTSNCNYKCDYCCAYNRDDGTCIDNQEVIRIIRELPRLKRVRLSGGEVTLKYQDCLEIVTYCAAHGIDTQLNSNASLLTEERILALRDAGLSNIHISFNYTDAESYAAYYRVHPRMYERLEQNIRLCTEAGVETVLETLLFEGNQANMQAISDKVYDLGVRIHEIQNSIKMPHTNWSQIVSRESLIRSVTELIEHKKPDTTLYFTCMDRFAEQLNLREQPGVYFSNCVDGTKQLHLHGNGDILICELCHPVVIGNIYNGTSLKDIYAQQPPALTEFLEKRPCPAYDALFADA from the coding sequence TTGATAGCCAAAAACAAATATAAATCACTTGAACTGGAGTCCCCGGGCGTATATGAGCTGGAAGGGCTTGAAGTGGGAGTGACATCGAACTGCAATTATAAATGTGACTACTGCTGCGCCTACAATCGGGATGATGGAACATGTATTGATAATCAGGAAGTCATCCGTATTATTCGTGAGCTGCCTCGTCTCAAGCGAGTGCGATTGTCCGGAGGAGAAGTAACACTGAAATACCAGGATTGCCTGGAGATTGTGACGTACTGTGCAGCACATGGCATTGATACACAATTGAATAGTAATGCTAGTCTGCTCACCGAAGAACGGATTCTTGCGTTGCGTGATGCAGGCTTGTCCAACATTCATATCTCGTTCAATTATACGGATGCGGAGTCGTATGCTGCGTACTACCGTGTGCATCCTCGCATGTATGAAAGGTTGGAGCAGAATATCCGTTTGTGTACGGAAGCCGGTGTGGAGACGGTATTGGAAACGTTGCTGTTTGAAGGTAACCAAGCGAACATGCAGGCCATTAGCGATAAGGTGTATGATCTGGGTGTGCGCATCCATGAGATCCAGAACAGTATTAAAATGCCGCATACCAATTGGAGTCAGATTGTATCCAGAGAGTCCCTCATTCGATCTGTAACGGAGCTGATAGAACATAAAAAACCAGACACAACGCTCTATTTTACCTGTATGGATCGATTCGCTGAACAGTTGAATTTGCGTGAACAACCCGGCGTGTATTTCTCGAATTGTGTGGATGGCACGAAACAGCTACACCTGCACGGTAATGGGGATATTCTCATCTGTGAGTTATGCCATCCTGTCGTGATTGGCAACATTTATAACGGAACGTCGTTGAAGGATATCTATGCCCAGCAGCCACCGGCGTTAACGGAATTTTTGGAAAAGCGGCCTTGTCCCGCATACGATGCTCTTTTTGCAGACGCATAA
- a CDS encoding NUDIX domain-containing protein, whose translation MTSRIVVTGGAIIRDHMGRVLLQKRSDYEDWGLPGGGMEPGERIEETMIREVKEETGLEVSSYELASIYTGERMHYTYPDGNEVVFVMFLFDVIAELEGKLCDDQVTLLFEDEQKESLQLVFKRLDEIDISTINNVQKPIFVDLKQGESKLLRE comes from the coding sequence ATGACTAGTCGTATTGTAGTTACGGGTGGAGCTATTATTCGAGATCATATGGGGAGAGTTCTGCTGCAAAAGAGATCAGATTATGAAGATTGGGGATTACCCGGTGGTGGTATGGAGCCAGGTGAACGAATCGAAGAAACCATGATTAGAGAAGTAAAAGAGGAAACAGGGCTTGAGGTGAGTTCTTATGAATTGGCCTCCATATACACGGGCGAGAGGATGCACTATACGTATCCGGATGGAAATGAAGTAGTATTTGTAATGTTTTTATTTGACGTTATTGCGGAATTGGAAGGAAAACTATGTGATGATCAGGTAACTCTTTTATTTGAAGATGAACAAAAGGAGTCATTACAGCTTGTTTTTAAAAGACTGGATGAGATTGATATTTCCACAATTAACAATGTGCAGAAGCCTATATTCGTAGACTTGAAGCAAGGAGAGTCTAAATTGCTACGCGAGTGA
- a CDS encoding bifunctional glycosyltransferase family 2/GtrA family protein translates to MTILIPSYEPDVRLLNLVLQLQTFKLGPIVIVDDGSGPGYRGIFETAEAYGCKVLTHPVNLGKGRALKTGFQYIKEYGPQGGVVCADSDGQHLPHDIKRIFEVLLAQTTPGIVLGSRHFSGKIPARSRFGNTVTRAVFSLTTGTKVYDTQTGLRGFPYSMLDWLNQIPGDRFEYEMNMLLTAHKEGYEITEEFIDTVYLDHNESSHFRPLVDSFRIYMPILMFSTSSVLSALIDFGLLFVIQYFTHNLFLSVVAARLCSSIFNYTINRKYVFSTGRTSKIRQSLPKYFSLVLLVLLLNYGLLYFYNEKLIIPLLAAKLLTEVSIFLFSYWAQRRFVY, encoded by the coding sequence ATGACGATATTAATTCCATCATATGAACCCGATGTGCGTTTACTGAATCTCGTTTTGCAACTGCAAACCTTTAAACTTGGACCCATTGTGATTGTGGATGATGGCAGTGGCCCCGGTTACCGTGGAATTTTTGAAACGGCAGAAGCGTATGGCTGTAAGGTCCTGACACATCCCGTCAATCTGGGTAAGGGCAGGGCGTTGAAGACAGGCTTCCAATATATTAAGGAATACGGACCTCAGGGTGGTGTCGTGTGCGCAGATAGTGATGGACAGCATCTGCCACATGATATTAAGCGTATCTTCGAAGTATTGCTTGCACAAACGACACCAGGAATTGTACTCGGCAGCCGTCACTTCAGTGGTAAAATTCCAGCACGCAGCCGTTTTGGCAACACCGTCACACGGGCGGTCTTTTCCCTCACAACAGGTACCAAAGTATATGACACGCAGACGGGTCTACGCGGTTTTCCTTACTCCATGCTGGACTGGCTGAACCAGATTCCGGGGGATCGGTTTGAATACGAGATGAACATGTTGTTAACAGCACACAAGGAAGGGTATGAGATTACGGAAGAGTTTATTGATACAGTATATCTGGATCACAATGAGTCCTCCCATTTCCGCCCGCTGGTCGATTCATTCCGGATCTATATGCCCATTCTGATGTTCAGCACATCTTCGGTGCTGTCCGCTCTAATTGATTTTGGATTACTGTTCGTCATTCAGTATTTCACGCATAATCTATTTCTGTCGGTTGTCGCAGCAAGACTGTGCAGCTCCATCTTCAACTATACGATTAATCGGAAGTATGTGTTTTCCACAGGACGAACCTCGAAGATTCGGCAATCTTTGCCCAAATACTTCTCACTTGTCCTACTGGTACTGCTATTAAACTATGGTTTACTGTATTTTTATAATGAAAAACTAATTATCCCGCTGCTCGCAGCCAAGCTATTGACCGAGGTGTCCATCTTCCTGTTCAGCTATTGGGCGCAGCGCAGATTTGTCTATTAA
- a CDS encoding GNAT family N-acetyltransferase → MKMNVQITSILAEQKELFLNLYNLYLYDLSEFSGEDLLEEGKYDPTNTYLYLERDELHPFLIQYEGKVIGFVLVCSPPYVPEGVDYTVQELFLVKKYRGQGLAAQAIDLVFAQFEGTFKVEQLANNAAAISFWKKYYEQHQIEYTESAYNIEIDNIAGSHRILSQTFVRERET, encoded by the coding sequence ATGAAGATGAATGTACAAATTACGAGTATTTTGGCAGAACAAAAGGAATTGTTCCTCAACCTGTACAACTTGTACTTATATGATCTGTCCGAATTTTCTGGCGAGGATCTACTTGAAGAGGGGAAATATGATCCAACGAACACCTATCTATATCTGGAACGCGATGAATTACATCCGTTTTTGATTCAGTATGAAGGAAAGGTTATTGGATTCGTACTGGTCTGCTCCCCTCCATATGTGCCGGAAGGTGTGGATTATACCGTGCAAGAGCTGTTCCTGGTCAAAAAATATCGCGGACAGGGGCTGGCAGCCCAAGCGATTGACTTGGTTTTTGCTCAATTTGAGGGTACATTTAAAGTGGAACAGCTTGCTAATAATGCGGCAGCAATTTCGTTCTGGAAAAAATATTATGAGCAACATCAGATTGAATATACTGAGTCTGCATATAACATTGAAATTGACAATATCGCTGGCAGCCACCGAATTTTGTCTCAGACTTTTGTGCGTGAAAGAGAGACATAA
- a CDS encoding DUF4304 domain-containing protein: MQELFKKIINTEVKPLFAKHGYSKKNLNFYKADGNLAYKFNIKRAKYNTSRQVQFYVNCGVHSTELAELHSVGLNGDILEFVSHLTCRIREIAPAAPAHYTLTPDIDPDALSKELVSHLEEGMSFLHSLTGARDIVHYYMDKTALHLSEVTFRFLLKAGDTEEAKHYLQQLHAKYGAEKRWTILEKKYAAVFAEYGM, translated from the coding sequence ATGCAGGAACTTTTTAAGAAGATCATCAATACAGAAGTCAAACCCTTATTTGCCAAACACGGCTATTCCAAGAAAAATCTGAATTTCTACAAAGCGGATGGAAACCTCGCATACAAGTTCAACATTAAAAGAGCAAAGTATAACACCAGTCGTCAAGTCCAGTTTTATGTTAATTGTGGTGTTCATTCCACCGAACTTGCGGAGTTGCATTCCGTTGGATTGAATGGAGACATATTGGAGTTCGTATCTCATTTAACCTGCCGAATCAGAGAAATAGCCCCTGCCGCTCCGGCCCACTATACCTTAACGCCTGATATCGATCCAGACGCTTTATCGAAAGAACTGGTGTCACATTTGGAAGAGGGCATGTCATTCTTACACTCGCTGACAGGGGCCAGAGATATAGTCCATTATTATATGGATAAGACAGCGCTACATTTAAGCGAAGTAACCTTCCGCTTCCTGCTAAAAGCCGGCGATACGGAAGAAGCCAAGCATTATTTACAGCAACTGCACGCCAAATACGGAGCCGAAAAGCGCTGGACGATATTAGAAAAGAAATACGCAGCCGTTTTTGCCGAGTACGGAATGTAA
- a CDS encoding RNA polymerase alpha subunit C-terminal domain-containing protein: protein MTNDKGTLKTCEKGHSYYKKSDCPTCPTCEAERKPTEGFLTLLSAPARRALENEGITTLQQLAEYTEKEILMLHGIGPSAMPKLRNALEEEGLSFKK from the coding sequence ATGACAAACGATAAAGGAACACTCAAAACATGCGAAAAAGGACATTCATATTATAAAAAAAGTGATTGCCCAACCTGTCCAACGTGCGAAGCTGAACGTAAACCGACAGAGGGATTTCTAACCTTGTTGTCAGCTCCCGCCAGACGTGCCTTGGAGAATGAAGGGATTACAACACTACAGCAACTTGCAGAGTACACGGAGAAAGAAATCCTGATGCTGCATGGAATCGGGCCATCTGCCATGCCTAAACTGCGGAACGCATTGGAAGAAGAGGGATTATCTTTTAAGAAATAA
- a CDS encoding histidine phosphatase family protein: protein MKIYLVRHGMDEEGYRGGWSDRGLTEQGINQSRRLGEHLHHHADEYNIHTIISSDLPRAVQTTREIEKQLNMQAILMKEWREMNNGDLAGMLHKDAEEHYPGVYFNTLEMDSPFPGGESPRDFYNRISISFENLLRDIEEQTVKSNVLLMTHGGVINILYYLLEKREWSNKSSFYPMDNTSVHTVEKGRHGWKLSNANVLSHLD, encoded by the coding sequence TTGAAAATTTATCTGGTAAGGCATGGGATGGATGAGGAAGGGTATCGAGGCGGATGGAGTGATCGTGGACTTACGGAACAGGGAATCAATCAATCCAGAAGACTGGGAGAGCATTTGCATCATCATGCTGACGAGTACAACATACATACGATTATTAGCAGTGATCTTCCTCGTGCAGTGCAGACTACACGGGAAATTGAGAAACAATTAAACATGCAGGCAATTTTAATGAAAGAATGGCGGGAGATGAATAACGGAGATTTGGCAGGCATGCTCCATAAGGATGCTGAAGAACATTACCCAGGGGTTTATTTCAACACTCTTGAGATGGATTCGCCTTTTCCGGGAGGAGAAAGTCCAAGGGATTTTTATAACCGGATAAGCATATCTTTCGAGAATCTTCTTAGAGATATAGAGGAACAAACCGTCAAGTCCAATGTTCTGTTAATGACTCACGGCGGCGTGATTAATATTCTGTATTATCTGCTTGAGAAGAGGGAATGGAGCAATAAGTCCAGTTTTTATCCCATGGACAACACCAGTGTACATACCGTTGAAAAGGGAAGGCATGGTTGGAAACTTAGCAACGCAAATGTGTTGAGTCATCTAGATTAG
- a CDS encoding phosphodiester glycosidase family protein — MMKIDEKPTRKDPHKRPISPIKRRWLIITLVIVLALGGILYSLADRYLIRHVQVVVADGNTATATTNNANDSSNTSTTTTEVNATSDDWNYSSDDMKVNIEKVQTGSGSDQITYYVADVQLTDASSLQTALADNSFGTNITENTSEIAAANNAIFAINGDYYGFRDDGVIIRNGTLYRDSPTRDALALFNDGTMKTYNENEISSSELLAEGTTNTLSFGPILIQDGEIVSDFSNVKIDNNFGNRSIQDANPRTAIGMIAPNHYVFMVVDGRQEDSRGMTLAELADVMKGLGATEAYNLDGGGSSTMYFMGRVVNNPLGRNQERGVSDILYLTEGQGS, encoded by the coding sequence ATGATGAAGATTGATGAGAAACCAACCCGGAAAGACCCACATAAACGACCGATCTCTCCAATAAAGCGCAGATGGCTCATCATCACACTTGTCATCGTGCTTGCATTAGGTGGAATCTTGTACAGTTTGGCTGACCGTTACCTGATCCGGCACGTGCAGGTGGTTGTAGCGGATGGGAACACGGCAACGGCAACAACGAACAACGCGAATGATTCCAGCAATACTTCGACCACTACGACGGAAGTCAATGCAACATCAGATGATTGGAATTATTCGAGTGATGATATGAAAGTCAATATTGAAAAGGTACAGACTGGTTCTGGCTCGGATCAGATTACGTATTATGTCGCTGATGTTCAGCTAACGGATGCAAGCAGCCTGCAAACCGCGCTAGCGGACAACAGCTTTGGAACGAACATTACCGAAAATACGTCAGAGATTGCTGCTGCCAACAATGCGATTTTTGCCATTAACGGTGATTACTACGGATTCCGCGATGATGGTGTCATTATTCGAAATGGAACGTTGTATCGGGACAGCCCCACGCGGGATGCACTTGCCCTGTTCAACGACGGAACGATGAAAACATATAACGAGAACGAAATTTCTTCCTCGGAACTGCTAGCCGAAGGCACCACCAATACACTATCCTTTGGGCCTATTCTGATCCAGGATGGGGAGATTGTCAGTGATTTTAGCAATGTGAAAATCGATAACAACTTTGGCAACCGCTCCATCCAGGATGCGAATCCAAGAACTGCGATCGGCATGATTGCTCCGAATCATTACGTCTTTATGGTGGTGGACGGACGGCAGGAAGACAGCCGAGGCATGACCTTGGCAGAACTGGCGGATGTCATGAAAGGTCTGGGAGCAACCGAAGCCTACAACTTGGACGGCGGGGGTTCATCCACGATGTATTTTATGGGCAGAGTTGTCAATAATCCGCTGGGGCGTAATCAGGAACGTGGCGTAAGTGACATTTTATATCTGACGGAGGGACAAGGATCATGA